The sequence below is a genomic window from Chloroflexota bacterium.
CCTCTACTCGGTGCGCCGTCGGTAAGAACTGCGGTGGATGCTCTTGTGACAGGTGGGGACGGTTCGCGAACCGCCCCTACACGCTGCACCGTTGGTAAGAACAAGACTATTCAGACCAGCTGTCGGGAGCGCTCTATTTCTGAGAACGGCATCTTATACATGCAGCGAGGCGCGTCTTACGAGCATATCACAGGCGGGACACGACAGCCGGGCAAGAGCGTAAGAGCCGGAGGAAGCGAGATACTTATTCTCCATTCACGTAGGGAAGGACTGCGGAGATTCCTTTAGGACTTCTCGTTCTGATGCGGGGGGCAAGTCCCCGCGCTGCGGTGGATGCTCTTGCGGCAGGTAAGGTTGGTACGCGGCCTCTACTCGGTGCGCCGTGGGTAAGAGCTGCGGTGGATGCCCTTGCGGCAGTTAAGGGCGGTTCGCGAACCGCCCCTACACGCTGCGCCGTCGGTAAGAACGAGACTCTTCTAAGTTCGCGCGCCACGCAGGGCACTCCAGAAGCGTGCGATGTCTTCGCGCGGCAGGGCCCCGAGAGCGATTACCAGGCCAAGATAAACGAATCCCGCTAACGCCATGCTCGGCAGTGCAGGGAGAGAACTCGTGAACCACGCAACAGCAAACATGCCAACGCCGGCCAGCAACGGTCGCCATCCAGTGCTGAGAATTGGGATTATGATCTCCCTGCGGCGCGCGATGACGAAAAAGGGCGCCAGGAGTACCAGCTCGGAGAGCACCGTCGTCACCGCCGCGGCCGCGTAACCGTACTGCGGCACGAAGATGATGTTTGTTACCAGGTTGAATGCGGTGGCGAGCGCAAAGGCGATAGCGATCCATTTCTGTTGGTCAAGGGCAATGAGGACGTACTGTGTGATTGCATTGACATAACTCAGCGGAAGGAACCAGATGAGTATGGCAAGGGCGGTGGCCCCATGGGGCAGGAACTTGTCGCCGCCGATCACCCAGATAAAGGAAGTGGCGTACCAGCTAAAGCAGACTGTGCTGCCGACGGCGAGGACGAGCATGAATTGCAACGCCTTGGTAAAGATACTCTGGAGAGCAGCACGGTCGGTGGGGGCGATCCGTGAGAGCGCCGGGAAGAGCGCAAACACGAGCGCCGAGGGCAGCAGGGCAAAGGCTTCAACATACTTATACGCCGCTCCGTAGTACCCAACTTCCGTAATATCCCGTGTCATCGTCAACACCTGTATGTCGATGCGGAAGAAAACGATGTTGAGCAACGCATTGAGCATCAGCGGCACGGACGCCAGCATGAGCGTGCGCGCCAGTTGCCCGTCCCAGGGCGCGCGGGAGGTGCCTTCGTGAGGGAGCGCCCGGAGCAGCACGAAAGCGGTGACGACGTTGGCGATGAGCGCTGTTACGGCTAGTCCCACGTAACCCCAACCGAGAGCGATTGCCACTATGCCCAAGCCCACCGTGAAGAGTACCGTAGCGATCTGCACGAGCGCTGTGTAGTCCATGCGCTCGCGGGCGGCAAAGAGGGAACTGGCCGTACCGGCGGCGTTTGCCGGGATGAGCGCTACCGCGAGGAGACCCGCCGTCAGGATGGTGTTTGCCGGCGCGATGTCCACATACCAGATGCCCGCCATGATGAGGATCACGACAGGGATAGCGGCAATTGAGAGCAACAAACGGATGCGCTGCACAACCACAACATATGCCGAGGCAGCATCGGGGCGGCGGCTTACTTCCCGCGTCAGCAGCACGCCCAAGCCGAAGTCTGTGAGCGGGCCGAAAAAGCCGATCAGGTTGACGGCATGGGCATAGTAGCCGTAGTTTTCCAGACCAAGCACACGGAGGTAGTACGCGGCGAATACCCACATAAGGCCGCGCGCAATGACCATGGCCAGCAACGGTACGAGCGCGTTGCGGGCTATGCGGCGGAGAAATACCGGCCCCGCGTGGACTGCGGTTTCTGCCGAGACGGTACGTCCGGCCAGCCACCAGAACATGAGCAGCGCCAGCGACGTCAATGCCGCGCCACTGCCGAGAATGACCGCGAGGGGGATTTGCTGGATCATGAACCTGCAGGGTTCATCACTGTAAGAGCGCGTTGATCTTGCCTAGGACCTCGCTAACGACTTGTGGAGAAGCCTGGCAGGCAAATTGAGCGCGTATTACCCGCCAGTCGAGGCTCTTGACCTGGTCGGCGAGCACGACACCGGTGATTTCGCCGGTAGGAGGAAGCATGACCTCAAAGGGGTAGCCCTTGACTGTAGACGTAATTGGGCAAAATAACCCTAGGCCGGTCTTCTCGTTGTAGGCCAAAGGACTCAAAACCAGGGCGGGACGGTGACCGGCCTGTTCGCGCCCGGATTGAGGAGTGAAGCGCAGCCAGACAATCTCCCCTCTGGCAGGAACATAGTCAGCACCTACCATTCCTCATTGCCTTGGATCGGGCCGGTATCCTGTTCGGAGTGGAGATTGTCGTCCGTCACCTGATCCAGCATGTCGGCAAGGTTATAGGTCTCCTTGCGCAGGACAACGTGATCGCCACGCGAGATGATCTCGATTGCAGATCCCTCTCGAACGCCCCACTGTTGCGCAATTGCCTTAGGAATGCGAATGGCTAGACTGGTACCCCATTTGGATATGTGCGAGTTTCTGCCCACGGGTGCACCTCCCCTCATATATATATAATATATATCCAAGCCAGCGAATCGTCAACAGAAAGACTTTTGTAGATGGCAGACTTGCTGTGGGCCTACCCACTTCTCAAATGGGAATTGCCACCCCAAGCAGAGGAATTACAACAGAGGCTCAACCCCCTTGAGGGAGGCCTTCCTCGAGCGGATAGCCGTCTTGCTGCCAGCCAACGATGCCGGGTCCAAGGTTGTAGAGGTCCTCCAAACCCATGGCGGCGGCGATCTCGCAAGCAACCTGGCTACTCTGGCCGACTTCGCAGACGAAGATGATCTTGTCTTCGGCAAGGAACTCCCACGGCTTTTGCAGGAGTTCGGGCAACGGCGCCAAGGTGGAATCAGGAATGTGCGCTTTGGCGAACTGGTTGGGCATGCGCACGTCGATTACCTGGTAGTCGCCGCTATCGATCATCTGTTTGGCTTCCGCACTGTCGACTGTGCCAAAGGGAATGTCGCTATCAATTTGCTGCGCCATCGAGAGCCTCCGGAAAGTGAAACGCTACCGCATACATTCTATACGAACCGGTGTAGTTTGACATCGGTTTCGCACTATGCTACTTAGTTAATATATTATCTAAATAAAGTTACTTAGTAAAGTTTAGATTGCACGTATACATTCGTGGTTGTTGCAGCGAGAGCGGGGCTTTTTCGTGGCGAGATTAGTAGCGCAAGACGTGGGCGACGTTTCCTCCCCAGAAGCACGGATCGTGCTCGAGGGAGCCTCAAAAGTGTTTGGCTCGCGGCACGGCGACACGGTGGCATTCCAGGACGTGAGCCTCTCTGTGCATGAGGGCGAGTTGCTCTGTGTGTTGGGGCCGAGCGGGTGTGGCAAGTCGACGCTCCTTAACATTGTTGCGGGACTAGATCAGCTTTCCCACGGGAGCGTCACTGTAGCGGGCGAACCGGTAGCAGGCCCACATTACACACGAGGCATGGTCTTTCAAGACTATGCGCTCTTTCCTTGGTTGACGGTTGAGGAGAACATCCGTTTCGGTCTCGACGCGCGCAGGTTCAAGGGCGACAAGCAGACGATTGTTGCGGACCTCGTGGCACTCACCCGCTTGCAGGGATTCGAACGGGCGCGGCCGGCGCAGCTCTCCGGTGGCATGGCGCAGCGCGTCGCATTGGCGCGCGCGCTCGCCAATCAGGTGGAGATCTTACTTATGGATGAGCCCTTCG
It includes:
- the mazF gene encoding endoribonuclease MazF, which encodes MVGADYVPARGEIVWLRFTPQSGREQAGHRPALVLSPLAYNEKTGLGLFCPITSTVKGYPFEVMLPPTGEITGVVLADQVKSLDWRVIRAQFACQASPQVVSEVLGKINALLQ
- a CDS encoding flippase, whose protein sequence is MIQQIPLAVILGSGAALTSLALLMFWWLAGRTVSAETAVHAGPVFLRRIARNALVPLLAMVIARGLMWVFAAYYLRVLGLENYGYYAHAVNLIGFFGPLTDFGLGVLLTREVSRRPDAASAYVVVVQRIRLLLSIAAIPVVILIMAGIWYVDIAPANTILTAGLLAVALIPANAAGTASSLFAARERMDYTALVQIATVLFTVGLGIVAIALGWGYVGLAVTALIANVVTAFVLLRALPHEGTSRAPWDGQLARTLMLASVPLMLNALLNIVFFRIDIQVLTMTRDITEVGYYGAAYKYVEAFALLPSALVFALFPALSRIAPTDRAALQSIFTKALQFMLVLAVGSTVCFSWYATSFIWVIGGDKFLPHGATALAILIWFLPLSYVNAITQYVLIALDQQKWIAIAFALATAFNLVTNIIFVPQYGYAAAAVTTVLSELVLLAPFFVIARRREIIIPILSTGWRPLLAGVGMFAVAWFTSSLPALPSMALAGFVYLGLVIALGALPREDIARFWSALRGART
- a CDS encoding ABC transporter ATP-binding protein, with amino-acid sequence MARLVAQDVGDVSSPEARIVLEGASKVFGSRHGDTVAFQDVSLSVHEGELLCVLGPSGCGKSTLLNIVAGLDQLSHGSVTVAGEPVAGPHYTRGMVFQDYALFPWLTVEENIRFGLDARRFKGDKQTIVADLVALTRLQGFERARPAQLSGGMAQRVALARALANQVEILLMDEPFGALDAFTRMEMQEEIVRIVKAQRVTTVFVTHDIDEALYVGDRVAIMSAHPGELRRIIPVPIAHPRDRVDPQLVRLREEVFTEFNLAHTREQYYHI
- a CDS encoding rhodanese-like domain-containing protein; this encodes MAQQIDSDIPFGTVDSAEAKQMIDSGDYQVIDVRMPNQFAKAHIPDSTLAPLPELLQKPWEFLAEDKIIFVCEVGQSSQVACEIAAAMGLEDLYNLGPGIVGWQQDGYPLEEGLPQGG
- a CDS encoding AbrB/MazE/SpoVT family DNA-binding domain-containing protein, with the protein product MGRNSHISKWGTSLAIRIPKAIAQQWGVREGSAIEIISRGDHVVLRKETYNLADMLDQVTDDNLHSEQDTGPIQGNEEW